A stretch of the Thalassotalea euphylliae genome encodes the following:
- a CDS encoding phytanoyl-CoA dioxygenase family protein: MKKQLSFFKKPDSVLNFYSEYGYHIEYGVISDDVCDEIQLLAHQLACAKSGNFAPVMMPHRENEQFLHYMKNPQITAIMSALLAGNIAGLQSQFFFMKPGTRGFTPHQDNHFVQARHGAFASAWLALEDTCQENGGLVVYPGTHKMGTLPVVETNLKSLSAQDPNAYRTEVSLPVEVNPIHVSVPKGAVLFIHGDVVHASNTNASKDRWRHVLLNTYILQGEAFRPGRDAKRVEISL, translated from the coding sequence GTGAAAAAGCAGTTATCATTTTTTAAAAAGCCTGATTCGGTTCTCAATTTTTATTCTGAATACGGTTATCATATTGAATACGGGGTGATTTCCGATGATGTGTGTGATGAAATTCAATTGCTTGCTCATCAACTTGCCTGCGCAAAAAGTGGCAATTTTGCTCCTGTAATGATGCCACACCGAGAAAATGAGCAGTTTCTCCATTATATGAAAAACCCGCAAATAACGGCAATTATGTCTGCGTTGTTAGCGGGAAATATTGCTGGGTTACAAAGCCAGTTTTTTTTCATGAAACCTGGCACTAGAGGGTTTACACCCCATCAAGATAATCACTTTGTTCAGGCACGTCATGGAGCTTTTGCATCCGCATGGCTTGCCCTTGAAGACACATGCCAAGAAAATGGCGGGTTAGTTGTATACCCAGGTACCCATAAAATGGGCACGTTGCCTGTTGTAGAAACCAATTTAAAAAGTTTATCTGCACAAGATCCGAATGCTTACAGAACAGAAGTTTCTTTGCCAGTTGAGGTTAACCCAATTCACGTATCTGTTCCTAAAGGGGCTGTTCTTTTTATTCATGGTGATGTTGTTCATGCGTCAAACACCAACGCCTCAAAAGATAGATGGCGTCATGTATTGTTGAACACTTATATATTACAAGGTGAAGCATTTAGGCCTGGCAGAGACGCCAAACGTGTAGAAATTTCTTTATAA
- the pseI gene encoding pseudaminic acid synthase encodes MTFNAEITIAGRPIGPNQPTYIIAEMSANHGQDLNKAKELVHAAKEAGADAIKLQTYTADTLTLDCKLPHFEAQGAWQGQYLHDLYKGAHMPWDFHAPLFELANKLGLTCFSSPFDNSAVDLLESLHAPAYKIASPELIDHQLIEYTAKTGKPMIMSTGGATLNEITEAVAVAQRAGVKELCLLKCTSSYPAPPESINLRTINHLADSFGCPVGLSDHTLGNSVPIASVACGAQVIEKHFVMSKDDDTADSFFSMTPDELSELVVGVRQVEKALGKIHYPIASSPHRRCLYVTKNVRAGECLTADNVANLRPGGGSMMPKDIHHAIGRSAVRDLARGTQLDWQDFI; translated from the coding sequence GTGACATTTAATGCTGAAATCACCATAGCGGGTCGCCCCATTGGCCCCAATCAGCCAACATATATTATTGCAGAAATGTCTGCCAACCATGGACAAGACTTAAACAAGGCTAAAGAGCTGGTACATGCGGCTAAAGAGGCAGGGGCTGATGCGATAAAGTTACAAACATACACGGCTGATACGCTGACACTTGATTGCAAGCTTCCTCACTTTGAAGCTCAGGGGGCATGGCAAGGTCAATATTTACATGATCTATACAAAGGCGCTCATATGCCTTGGGACTTTCATGCACCACTATTTGAACTTGCAAACAAACTTGGTCTTACGTGCTTTTCTTCGCCGTTTGACAACAGCGCTGTCGATTTACTGGAATCGTTGCATGCTCCGGCTTATAAAATCGCTTCTCCAGAATTGATAGACCATCAATTAATTGAATATACAGCGAAAACAGGTAAGCCCATGATTATGTCAACCGGAGGCGCAACGCTTAATGAAATCACAGAGGCGGTAGCTGTTGCTCAACGTGCAGGTGTTAAGGAGTTGTGCTTGTTAAAATGCACAAGTAGCTACCCAGCGCCACCGGAGAGTATTAATCTAAGAACGATCAATCATCTAGCTGACTCATTTGGTTGTCCTGTTGGTCTTTCTGATCACACATTAGGCAATAGTGTGCCGATTGCTTCTGTTGCATGCGGCGCTCAGGTCATTGAGAAACACTTTGTGATGAGTAAAGATGATGATACGGCTGATAGCTTTTTTTCCATGACCCCGGATGAGTTATCTGAATTGGTGGTTGGTGTAAGGCAAGTGGAAAAAGCACTGGGTAAAATTCATTACCCTATTGCATCATCACCGCATCGGCGTTGTTTATACGTAACAAAAAACGTTAGAGCAGGCGAGTGCTTAACCGCAGACAATGTCGCTAACCTACGACCAGGCGGCGGCAGCATGATGCCAAAAGACATTCATCATGCGATAGGGCGCAGCGCGGTCAGAGATTTAGCGCGTGGCACTCAGTTAGACTGGCAAGACTTTATATAA
- a CDS encoding FkbM family methyltransferase: MLLNSIAKHLSFKKTSLLHEFEQTPLGFIDVGARGGVHELVEPFAMYTAVLAFEPDKKECLRLQAIEEVTAPWASFTLEASALSDERGSAELVLMSAPTNHSLRAPNLQLTDRYQMEKWREIGREPLQVDTLDNIIQRNKSQVNPVAEFIKLDTQGSEHEILTGATETIREQTVAIVCEVSFAELYKGQKLFSEVEQQMRSLGFSFYGFTSMFSRSQKQLNKLTNGTKERPFYTDAIFFKDPLSSLSNSEHQSERQSKSLFVISLLLGYFDFALELAKATWLINACSTEINAIATLVDELSKLDAQAEQAALNDLVSNIQATPEKIHLHIGAFVDARRANNDFHDVLNTLATPQPK, encoded by the coding sequence ATGTTACTTAATTCAATCGCTAAACACCTGTCTTTTAAAAAAACCTCTTTGTTACATGAGTTTGAACAAACACCATTAGGTTTTATTGATGTCGGTGCAAGAGGCGGTGTGCATGAACTTGTCGAGCCTTTTGCTATGTACACGGCTGTACTGGCTTTTGAGCCAGATAAAAAAGAGTGTCTAAGACTACAGGCTATAGAGGAAGTTACAGCTCCTTGGGCAAGCTTCACGCTTGAAGCCTCGGCATTATCTGATGAAAGAGGAAGTGCTGAGTTAGTGCTAATGTCCGCTCCAACAAATCATTCATTAAGAGCGCCTAATTTGCAGTTGACTGACCGTTATCAGATGGAAAAATGGCGGGAAATTGGTAGGGAGCCACTGCAAGTCGATACGCTAGACAATATAATTCAACGTAACAAAAGCCAAGTTAACCCCGTAGCAGAGTTTATCAAACTTGATACCCAAGGAAGCGAACACGAAATTTTGACTGGAGCTACTGAAACTATCAGAGAGCAAACGGTTGCAATCGTTTGTGAGGTTTCATTTGCGGAGCTCTATAAGGGGCAAAAGTTGTTCTCTGAGGTCGAGCAGCAAATGAGGTCACTTGGTTTTAGTTTTTATGGCTTCACTTCAATGTTCTCTCGTTCGCAAAAGCAGTTAAATAAATTAACTAATGGAACAAAGGAGCGACCGTTTTATACTGACGCGATCTTTTTCAAAGATCCGCTAAGTTCTCTCAGCAACAGTGAACATCAATCGGAGCGACAATCAAAAAGTCTGTTTGTTATTTCGTTGTTGCTAGGTTATTTCGATTTCGCCCTAGAATTAGCGAAGGCGACGTGGCTGATTAATGCGTGTAGCACTGAAATCAATGCGATTGCCACACTTGTAGATGAACTGTCTAAGCTGGATGCACAAGCTGAACAAGCGGCTTTAAATGACCTCGTTTCAAATATACAAGCAACCCCTGAAAAAATTCATTTACATATTGGCGCATTTGTCGACGCGCGTCGCGCCAATAACGATTTTCATGATGTGCTCAATACTTTGGCTACACCTCAGCCCAAATAG
- a CDS encoding dTDP-4-dehydrorhamnose 3,5-epimerase family protein, producing the protein MKVVETKLPGVKIIELERFEDFRGTYLESYNRELYQKNGIDVDFVQDDFSMSRKHVLRGIHGDAETWKLVSCIEGAFRLVVVNCDKESALFGQWLAVDLSEENCKQVLIPPKHGNAHLVMSERAIFHYKQSTYYNPEGQFTYKWNDERFNIWWPITDPILSQRDDLGKRV; encoded by the coding sequence ATGAAAGTAGTTGAGACGAAATTACCTGGCGTAAAAATCATTGAATTAGAAAGATTTGAGGATTTTCGAGGGACTTATTTAGAGTCTTATAATCGAGAACTGTACCAAAAAAATGGTATCGATGTTGATTTTGTACAAGATGACTTTTCGATGTCTCGCAAGCATGTGCTAAGGGGTATTCATGGAGATGCAGAAACTTGGAAGCTAGTTAGCTGTATTGAAGGAGCGTTTCGACTAGTCGTAGTGAACTGCGATAAGGAGTCAGCTTTATTTGGCCAATGGTTAGCGGTGGATTTATCAGAGGAAAATTGCAAACAAGTACTTATTCCCCCTAAGCACGGCAATGCGCATTTAGTGATGTCTGAGCGTGCAATTTTTCACTACAAGCAGAGCACCTACTATAACCCAGAAGGGCAATTTACCTATAAGTGGAATGATGAGCGCTTTAATATTTGGTGGCCGATTACTGATCCTATCTTATCGCAACGCGATGACTTGGGTAAAAGAGTGTGA
- a CDS encoding NAD-dependent epimerase/dehydratase family protein → MLENKRVLVAGGAGFLGSNLVEKLVDEGFDVSATLHNSPAQIESEHVKWLQCDLLNKADCLAACKDRDIVFVCAAYTAGAMVIEHSPLKLLTPNLIMNALLLEAAYESGVKKVVFVSSNTVYPVAGEAMSEEDVTGEYFHKYHIVASMKAFSEQICQMYAEKIAKPIDVTVIRPGNMYGPYDDFEWETSHVLPAFIRRVVERHNPISVWGDGKDIKDLVYVGDVVDGMIKAAKQCSGYNEYNIASGQGYCLRELLALLQEIDGYQEADIEYDATKPSMIPKRLININKAKAELGYEPKVSMREGLAKTLAWYRGSL, encoded by the coding sequence ATGCTTGAAAATAAAAGAGTTTTAGTTGCTGGTGGTGCAGGCTTTTTGGGCAGCAATTTGGTTGAAAAGTTAGTTGATGAAGGTTTTGATGTTAGCGCTACTTTGCATAACTCTCCCGCTCAAATTGAAAGTGAGCACGTAAAGTGGCTTCAGTGTGACTTACTTAATAAAGCCGATTGCTTAGCCGCGTGTAAAGACAGGGATATTGTTTTTGTATGTGCTGCATATACTGCAGGTGCGATGGTAATTGAACATTCTCCACTTAAGTTATTGACGCCTAATCTCATTATGAATGCGTTATTACTTGAGGCTGCTTATGAATCTGGCGTCAAGAAGGTGGTTTTTGTTAGCAGTAATACTGTCTATCCTGTTGCTGGTGAAGCAATGAGTGAGGAGGATGTTACTGGAGAGTACTTCCACAAATATCATATAGTTGCTTCAATGAAAGCTTTTTCTGAGCAAATATGTCAGATGTACGCTGAGAAAATTGCGAAGCCAATAGATGTCACAGTGATAAGGCCCGGCAATATGTATGGCCCATATGATGACTTTGAATGGGAAACATCACATGTTTTACCAGCATTTATTAGACGAGTTGTAGAACGCCACAATCCAATAAGTGTCTGGGGCGATGGTAAAGATATTAAAGACCTAGTGTATGTTGGGGATGTCGTAGATGGGATGATCAAAGCCGCTAAGCAGTGTTCGGGTTATAACGAATATAATATTGCTAGCGGCCAAGGATATTGCTTAAGAGAATTACTGGCTTTATTGCAAGAGATTGATGGCTATCAAGAAGCTGATATTGAATATGATGCTACAAAACCGTCAATGATCCCTAAAAGACTGATTAATATCAATAAAGCAAAAGCCGAACTAGGTTATGAGCCAAAAGTATCAATGCGTGAAGGGCTTGCAAAAACACTAGCTTGGTATAGGGGCTCGCTATGA
- a CDS encoding cytidylyltransferase domain-containing protein, giving the protein MPDYNSLPCSQTPESLDENNALQSLQIIIQARMTSTRLPEKVMMKMANKPMLQWLIERLIPLKQHIIVATTNDGSEAPIIALCQKLGVGYFKGSTDDVLCRYYLAAKAHGATKETAVMRITSDCPLVDVKLVQQSVSEFNTGHYDMVSLGPHSGYPRGLDACIFGFELLEKTHLTATSAADREHVTLGMGKVQKINNRVLYAERDLTHFRLTLDEADDFTAIDRVFQLMDYQTDFDYPTLEKVLLAHPEIAEINRHVEQKRA; this is encoded by the coding sequence ATGCCAGATTATAACTCTTTGCCTTGCTCTCAAACACCAGAATCATTGGACGAGAATAACGCTTTGCAATCACTGCAAATAATTATTCAAGCGCGAATGACATCAACTCGGCTACCCGAAAAAGTGATGATGAAAATGGCCAATAAGCCGATGCTTCAGTGGCTTATTGAGCGTTTAATACCGTTAAAGCAGCATATTATTGTTGCCACCACCAATGATGGTAGCGAAGCCCCTATTATAGCGCTTTGTCAAAAGCTTGGCGTTGGCTATTTTAAAGGGAGTACAGATGATGTACTCTGTCGTTATTACTTGGCTGCCAAAGCTCATGGCGCGACAAAAGAAACCGCAGTGATGAGAATTACCAGCGATTGCCCTTTGGTTGATGTAAAGCTTGTGCAGCAGTCCGTTAGTGAATTTAACACGGGCCACTATGACATGGTGAGTTTAGGTCCTCATTCGGGTTACCCAAGGGGCCTTGATGCCTGCATCTTTGGCTTTGAGTTGCTAGAGAAAACACACTTAACTGCAACGTCAGCGGCCGACAGAGAACACGTTACGCTAGGCATGGGCAAGGTTCAAAAGATAAACAATCGAGTGTTGTATGCCGAGCGAGATCTCACACATTTTCGTTTGACTCTAGATGAGGCAGACGACTTTACCGCCATTGACCGAGTTTTTCAGTTAATGGACTACCAAACCGACTTTGACTACCCAACGCTAGAAAAAGTCTTATTGGCTCATCCAGAAATTGCTGAGATTAACCGCCATGTAGAGCAAAAGAGAGCCTAG
- a CDS encoding SDR family NAD(P)-dependent oxidoreductase yields the protein MSLKTVLITGASGNIGSHIAHQLADTGNYRLALHYFENSDSIKNLAKELANKGATTLVVKADLANAHDVTQMFNFIRGQWGTVEALVNNAAIDGGRASAYQHSAKLIEKVMAVNFFGAVNCIGEALPDMKINGEGAIVNISSQAAIYGGHLLAHYAASKGALNSYVTGVAREVIKDGIRINTVSPGPVASEESGNKHNISDDSLPIGRLAKPDEVANTVVWLLSQAASYISGTIVPVTAAR from the coding sequence ATGAGCCTTAAAACAGTATTAATAACCGGAGCCAGCGGTAATATTGGCAGCCACATTGCGCACCAGTTAGCTGACACTGGAAATTATCGCTTAGCTTTACACTACTTCGAAAATAGTGACTCAATAAAGAATTTGGCTAAGGAGCTCGCCAACAAAGGGGCTACAACCTTGGTTGTTAAAGCTGATTTGGCAAACGCTCATGACGTTACTCAAATGTTTAATTTCATTCGTGGTCAATGGGGAACCGTTGAGGCTTTAGTTAACAATGCTGCGATTGATGGAGGCCGTGCTTCTGCCTATCAGCACAGCGCCAAATTGATTGAAAAAGTGATGGCTGTGAATTTTTTTGGCGCTGTTAATTGCATCGGTGAAGCATTACCCGATATGAAAATTAATGGCGAGGGTGCAATTGTTAATATCTCGTCACAGGCTGCCATTTATGGGGGGCACCTATTAGCGCATTATGCTGCATCAAAAGGTGCTTTAAACTCTTATGTCACAGGTGTTGCTAGAGAAGTGATTAAAGATGGCATACGTATCAACACAGTTAGCCCAGGTCCAGTAGCGAGTGAGGAGTCAGGCAACAAACACAATATAAGTGACGATAGTCTACCTATTGGTCGGTTAGCTAAACCGGATGAGGTAGCAAATACTGTTGTTTGGCTGCTTTCTCAAGCAGCTAGTTATATTTCAGGAACAATAGTACCTGTCACAGCCGCACGTTAA
- a CDS encoding TylF/MycF/NovP-related O-methyltransferase — MTTNSQDKIDNGRKIWQADDEVETRLVEHFEKYDVSHNDVWKNFPIYTRRTTLKRFLAHYELFQKTVHLPGDIVELGVFKGASLMSWANFMEIRNMGDRHKKVVGFDNFKGFGELDEKDGAACADAQKQIGGFDSSSFEEPLIDAIDIFDQDRFIPYKKRVHLVKGDIEQTVPQYVNENPGMRISLLHFDVDLYRPTLTALESLWPLVVPGGVVAFDEYGIPPWEGEAKAVDEFFAGQNIELKRFDWCSNPGAYLIKKITHCRVIDEP; from the coding sequence ATGACCACAAATTCGCAAGATAAAATCGATAATGGCCGCAAGATTTGGCAAGCAGATGATGAAGTTGAAACTCGGCTCGTCGAGCATTTTGAAAAATACGATGTTTCACATAATGATGTATGGAAAAACTTTCCAATATACACGCGTAGAACCACACTAAAGAGGTTTTTGGCGCATTATGAATTGTTTCAAAAAACAGTTCACTTGCCCGGTGATATTGTTGAACTAGGAGTATTTAAAGGTGCTTCATTGATGTCTTGGGCTAACTTTATGGAAATTCGCAATATGGGAGATCGCCATAAAAAAGTGGTTGGTTTTGACAACTTCAAGGGATTTGGCGAGTTAGATGAAAAAGATGGCGCCGCTTGTGCTGATGCACAAAAACAAATTGGAGGATTTGACTCGAGCTCATTTGAAGAGCCTCTTATTGATGCGATTGATATATTTGATCAAGACCGCTTTATCCCATACAAGAAAAGAGTACACCTAGTTAAAGGTGATATTGAGCAAACCGTCCCTCAATATGTTAACGAAAATCCAGGTATGCGAATTAGCCTATTACACTTTGATGTTGATCTATATCGTCCAACACTAACGGCTCTAGAGTCTTTGTGGCCGTTAGTTGTGCCAGGTGGCGTAGTGGCATTTGATGAATATGGAATTCCACCTTGGGAGGGAGAAGCTAAGGCTGTAGATGAGTTTTTTGCTGGTCAAAATATTGAACTCAAAAGATTCGATTGGTGCAGTAATCCAGGTGCATATCTAATTAAAAAAATAACCCATTGTAGAGTGATAGATGAGCCTTAA
- a CDS encoding kinase: protein MIITRTPFRVSFFGGGSDFPAFYDEHGGAVLSTSIDKFCYITVRELPPFFDHKYRIRYTKREETNSILDINHPSVRACLQHMEVQEGLEVLHTSDIPAMSGIGSSSSFTVGLLNALHAYRDEKVSKSELCQGALHVEQAMLEENVGSQDQTAASYGGFNKITFKKNMQPLVSPVAIQRHRRVALENHLMLFFTRFSRVSDTIAKTQIEKTPALTSELSSMRAMVEQAIEILVNESNSLDQFGELMHDSWQIKRTLTEKITNPEIDGYYEKARAAGAIGGKLCGAGGGGFFMLFVPPEKQETVKKALHNLLHVPFNFDFGGTQVIYNSKY, encoded by the coding sequence ATGATCATCACTCGAACGCCATTTCGTGTTTCTTTTTTTGGTGGTGGATCTGATTTTCCTGCGTTTTACGATGAGCACGGTGGGGCTGTTCTTAGCACTTCAATTGATAAATTTTGCTATATCACGGTAAGAGAATTACCGCCATTTTTTGATCACAAGTATCGAATTAGATATACAAAAAGAGAAGAAACCAACAGTATTCTTGACATTAATCACCCATCAGTCAGGGCATGTTTACAGCATATGGAAGTGCAAGAAGGGCTTGAAGTATTGCATACCAGCGATATTCCAGCGATGTCAGGGATTGGTTCTAGCTCATCTTTTACGGTTGGCTTACTCAATGCACTACATGCCTATCGAGATGAAAAAGTATCGAAGAGCGAATTGTGTCAAGGGGCGTTGCATGTCGAGCAAGCAATGCTAGAGGAAAATGTAGGCTCACAAGACCAAACAGCAGCTTCTTATGGCGGTTTTAATAAAATCACATTTAAAAAGAACATGCAGCCTTTGGTTTCTCCTGTTGCAATTCAACGTCACAGAAGGGTTGCTTTAGAAAACCACTTGATGCTTTTCTTTACGCGTTTTTCAAGAGTGTCAGATACTATTGCGAAGACACAAATCGAGAAAACACCGGCATTGACGAGTGAGCTATCTTCAATGCGAGCGATGGTTGAACAAGCGATAGAAATTTTGGTTAACGAGTCAAATTCGTTAGATCAATTTGGCGAACTCATGCATGACAGTTGGCAAATTAAGCGAACCTTAACTGAGAAAATAACAAATCCTGAGATCGATGGATATTATGAGAAGGCACGTGCTGCAGGCGCGATAGGTGGTAAACTTTGTGGTGCTGGCGGCGGAGGCTTTTTTATGTTGTTTGTCCCTCCAGAAAAGCAAGAAACCGTAAAAAAAGCACTTCATAACCTTTTACACGTGCCATTTAATTTTGACTTTGGCGGCACGCAAGTCATATATAACTCTAAGTACTAG
- a CDS encoding NAD-dependent epimerase/dehydratase family protein has product MLLQEFSDQLMGKKCLVTGGTGLIGRQVVKLLCDAQAKVTIVSLDKLIVDERAEHLVLDLTDFTSCVKVMSGIDYVFHLAGIKGSIQVTKQYPASFFVPLLMFNTNVLESARQANVEKLIYTSSIGAYSSAEVFKEEQAFDGEPMDTYPGWAKRMAELQIQSYREQYGLEHYSVVRPCNVYGPGDNFDPENAMVIPTLMHRIANKEDPVSIWGDGTAVRDFAYSRDVAIGIIQTLIKGTGDQPFINLGSGIGYTIKELVQALNSFIEFNYEFDSSKPSGFPKRVMDISLAESLVGYEHKTSLVEGLKETWEWFLQNREEYLNKKNYFAEENK; this is encoded by the coding sequence ATGTTGTTACAAGAATTCTCCGACCAATTAATGGGAAAAAAATGTTTAGTAACTGGCGGAACTGGGCTTATTGGTCGCCAAGTTGTGAAGTTACTTTGCGATGCTCAGGCTAAGGTTACGATAGTCTCTTTAGATAAGTTGATTGTTGATGAACGAGCAGAGCACTTAGTACTTGATTTAACTGATTTTACTTCATGTGTAAAAGTTATGTCAGGTATCGATTATGTCTTCCACTTGGCTGGTATTAAAGGCTCAATACAAGTGACAAAACAGTATCCAGCGAGTTTCTTTGTGCCGCTGTTAATGTTTAATACCAACGTATTGGAAAGCGCTCGCCAAGCTAATGTCGAAAAGTTGATTTATACAAGTTCGATTGGCGCCTACTCTAGCGCAGAAGTTTTTAAAGAAGAGCAAGCATTTGACGGCGAGCCCATGGATACTTACCCCGGCTGGGCAAAACGCATGGCTGAACTTCAAATACAGTCATATCGCGAACAGTATGGCTTGGAACATTATTCTGTTGTGAGGCCATGCAATGTTTATGGACCTGGCGATAACTTTGATCCTGAAAACGCTATGGTTATTCCGACCTTAATGCACCGAATCGCAAATAAAGAAGATCCTGTAAGCATTTGGGGGGATGGTACTGCAGTTCGTGATTTTGCATATAGCAGAGATGTTGCCATTGGCATTATTCAAACACTAATAAAAGGTACAGGAGACCAACCGTTTATCAACTTGGGTAGCGGTATTGGCTATACGATTAAAGAGTTAGTGCAAGCCTTAAACAGTTTTATTGAATTTAACTATGAATTTGATTCTAGCAAACCTAGTGGCTTTCCAAAGCGGGTAATGGATATATCGCTTGCTGAATCATTGGTAGGCTATGAACACAAAACAAGCTTAGTTGAAGGTTTAAAAGAAACTTGGGAATGGTTTTTGCAAAATAGAGAAGAGTACTTGAATAAGAAAAATTACTTTGCGGAAGAAAATAAATAA
- a CDS encoding alpha-ketoacid dehydrogenase subunit beta, with amino-acid sequence MTTLSYVDSLAKAMHDALAENDNAVIFGQGVDDFKGTFGTTLGLPEKFGAYRVQDTPLCEEGMTGICVGAALNGLKPIHIHIRADFLFLALNQVLNMAAKYKYMFGGHHDVPIFIRAVIGRSWGQGAQHSQSPQAMLSHFPGLKVIMPATSQSILESYRYAINDFSGPVVSLEHRLLYGVNFDVEEDKLRTGENALTSYIVREGADVTIVATSIMVLEAIRAAKYLASYGISCEVIDLHSPTDIDESLIIESVRKTGKLMVADTSWINFGVSAEIARLMCQQGFGLLQKPMAAIGMAPSPCPTAKALEDLYYPNQEVMIAKILELVERNDIAIPNEKSMADVYKKFKGPF; translated from the coding sequence ATGACGACCCTTTCATATGTCGATTCGCTTGCTAAAGCTATGCATGATGCTTTAGCGGAAAATGACAATGCCGTAATTTTTGGTCAGGGTGTAGACGACTTTAAAGGAACCTTTGGTACGACTTTGGGCTTACCTGAAAAGTTCGGTGCATACCGCGTTCAAGACACCCCTCTTTGTGAAGAAGGGATGACGGGTATTTGTGTTGGTGCAGCGCTCAATGGTTTAAAACCGATACATATACACATTCGAGCTGATTTTCTCTTTCTAGCATTAAATCAAGTCCTGAACATGGCGGCTAAATATAAATATATGTTCGGCGGCCACCATGATGTACCGATTTTTATTCGCGCAGTTATTGGTCGAAGTTGGGGGCAGGGGGCACAGCACTCTCAAAGTCCGCAAGCTATGTTGTCGCATTTCCCTGGATTAAAAGTGATCATGCCAGCGACTTCTCAATCTATTTTAGAAAGTTATCGCTATGCCATAAACGATTTTAGTGGACCTGTTGTCTCGCTTGAACATCGCTTATTGTACGGTGTTAATTTTGATGTAGAGGAAGATAAACTGCGTACAGGTGAAAACGCATTAACTTCTTACATTGTGAGAGAAGGCGCTGATGTCACTATTGTTGCCACGTCTATCATGGTACTTGAAGCGATCCGAGCAGCTAAGTACTTGGCGAGTTATGGTATTAGTTGTGAGGTCATTGATTTGCACTCGCCAACAGATATTGATGAAAGCCTAATCATTGAAAGTGTCAGAAAAACTGGCAAATTAATGGTAGCAGATACCAGTTGGATCAACTTTGGTGTCAGTGCTGAAATTGCACGTTTAATGTGCCAACAAGGTTTTGGATTGCTGCAAAAGCCAATGGCTGCTATTGGTATGGCGCCAAGCCCATGTCCGACGGCAAAAGCGTTAGAAGACCTATATTACCCAAATCAAGAAGTCATGATTGCAAAAATACTTGAGTTGGTTGAGCGAAATGACATTGCCATTCCCAATGAGAAATCGATGGCAGATGTTTACAAGAAGTTTAAAGGGCCATTTTAA
- a CDS encoding phytanoyl-CoA dioxygenase family protein, giving the protein MTASKKALCRFNEADGLLKYEHAEGIFPKNVLVSLREKLAQLSQTELATDKKDLAAVSRGEKTVEVRLNKVWFDAWKSLTPKGRELLGDFKYVIYPPQVRQMSEQSHYVPWHQDIAFGRLMPKPHEHLITCFIPIEDEPELHSTIRFAKDYQHNAIEHQASGKFGAGITNFQFDDTVTFDLNLGDALVFGALVPHQTYTPPNKIVERRSLEFRLVTQNNRVAGKDYFDIDTHQFVCLPEEE; this is encoded by the coding sequence ATGACAGCAAGTAAAAAAGCTTTGTGCCGGTTTAACGAAGCGGATGGGTTATTAAAATATGAGCATGCCGAGGGCATTTTTCCAAAAAACGTATTGGTTAGCCTACGTGAAAAATTAGCTCAATTGTCTCAAACAGAGCTAGCAACAGATAAAAAAGATCTGGCGGCGGTTAGTCGTGGTGAAAAAACAGTTGAAGTTCGATTAAACAAGGTTTGGTTTGATGCGTGGAAAAGCTTGACGCCTAAAGGGCGAGAGTTACTAGGAGACTTTAAATATGTTATTTATCCACCACAAGTTAGGCAAATGTCAGAGCAATCTCATTATGTTCCTTGGCATCAAGACATTGCATTTGGCCGTCTAATGCCAAAGCCACATGAACACTTGATTACCTGCTTTATACCAATAGAAGATGAACCGGAACTGCACTCTACCATTCGGTTTGCAAAAGACTATCAACATAATGCAATTGAGCATCAAGCCAGCGGTAAATTCGGTGCGGGAATTACCAATTTTCAGTTTGATGATACGGTGACTTTTGATTTAAATCTTGGTGATGCACTAGTTTTTGGTGCGCTAGTTCCGCATCAGACCTACACACCACCTAATAAAATAGTCGAACGACGCTCACTCGAATTCAGGTTAGTTACGCAAAACAATCGGGTTGCTGGTAAGGATTATTTTGATATTGATACTCATCAGTTCGTTTGTTTACCCGAGGAAGAATAA